The Seriola aureovittata isolate HTS-2021-v1 ecotype China chromosome 7, ASM2101889v1, whole genome shotgun sequence genome includes the window GGGTAGTCATACGGAGTCTTGAGCTGGAACTGGGAGCAGTTTTCGAGAAGATAGAAGAGGGAGACAGTTGAAAAAACTTTTCTCCGCGGAAGAACAAAGCGGTGACTGAGCTGGATTGTTATAAATCAGTCTTTACGCACGGCTTGCGCAGACAGATTTACATATTCCAAGATGCGCCTGTTGAGCACGTTGTGCGGATGTAACTGTGGAGGAATCCGTGGGAGAACACAGAAGTCCGGTATGATGCACTTACTTTTCCTCCTCGCGGTCGCACTGTCCTGTCACGGCTGTCCGGACAGATGCTTGTGCTCCtcacaaactgtaaaatgcCAAAACCAGGACTTGGACGAGATTCCGCAATCTTTGCCGAACAATACCAAAATTCTGTTTGTCACAGGAAACAACATTTCCCGTATCAGTGTGGACTCTTTCCCAACCGGCCTAAAATTGTTAACAGATCTCTATCTCAGTGGAAATGAGATGGAGTCTGTAGGTGCAATGGTATTTGACAACATGCCAAACCTTGTGCGGTTGGACTTGAGCAACAACAAAATCGAGACTTTCAGTGAAAGAGCTATCCCTGATGATAATAAACTGCAGGTCTTGAACCTCAGTAGGTCTTTTCACAGTCATTCCTCCATGGATGTGATCCTAAGTGTCCTACAGCATGGAAACCTCTCAATGCTGAAAGTCTTGGACCTGTCCAACAACGACCTGGTGATTCTTCCAGACGACATATTCACAAGCCTTTTCAACCTGATCAACCTCAGCCTGCAGAACAGCTCCATCATCTCAATCCAGAACGGGACGCTGAAGGTGCCCCCGCTGCGTGACCTTGACCTGAGGGACAACAGCCTGAGGTATATGCCGACCACCACCCTGGCAGAGTTCAGCCTCAAGCCTAGTCTCCACATCTGGCTGGCGGGGAACCCCTGGCGCTGCGATTGTTTCgtggaggagatgctgctgTGGCTCAAAAACTCCACTCAGGTCGTTGACATGCAGAACCTGACCTGCGCTGATCCTGAGGCCCTGAGACGCCAGCCGCTCCTGCAGGTGGAGTTGTCACAGCTGAAATGCGTGGGCGACATGGAGGGCGTGCTGGAGACATCTTATGTTTTCTTGGGGCTGGTGCTTGCACTGATCGGCGTCATATTCCTGCTGGTGCTCTACCTGAACAGAAAAGGCATCAAGCGCTGGATGTACAACATCCGAGACGCTTGTAGGGACCACATGGAGGGGTACCATTACAGATATGAGATAAACTCTGACCCAAGACTGGCCAATCTGAGCATTAATTCGGATGTGTGATCCAGGAAGGGACACTGTCTGGGACCCCACAGTGAGATATGAAATGACTTCAACTATTAAGATTTGCATGAAAGtcttcctccccttcccctTTTCCCCCCAAGATGCTATTCAGATTTCACATCACATGTCGTGACTCCTTGTCTCACAACCTCCATTCAACCACTGCCGCATGTCCTGTACAAGTCCCTGGCAGCTGTGATGTCAGCTGCCAGGTGTTACATTGCATGGACAATGAATCATgggaaaaaggtttttttttggagagTTGCAAAGAGTGATATGTTCTATTTTTACTCTTCCTAGAGGATAAACGGACGGAGTACATTGACTTTAAAGTGAAAGAATACCTGGCAAAAACATACTGCTGGTCATTGCATCCCTCTCATTTAgcctctgctgcagagaaatgcTATACTGCTTGTTTATAAGTTTGTTCTTTTAATATGTGAAtttgtgatatacagtatgccTTTTTTTGAATGATTATAGTGCAGATTGCATAGTTTTTGGATTTAGTAGGTGGATGtgattgctcttttttttttctgtgaagataTTCATCTAAATAAAATGCCTCTGGATTGATGGTATCCCTCTCGACTAAGGGCCTTTAATCTTAAGACGGAGGAATGTGATTCAAAGGCTTTGATGGAGGAGTTCAGGgccacacagacatgcacacacacacacatgcatacactcaTTCCTGAGGCTGTGCCTCACACACTAAATCTTACTCCACTTGTCAACAAGTTCAACAATGTGTGAAACGTCTGCACTTTTGCCATGTTAGAGACATTTATACTATCTCCTCTACAACATTGTGAGTGCTATTTTAGTGAGTTGCtgcagtagaaaaaaaagtcagattgAGAATTTGAATAGAGGACAGtttctgaatttaaatgagTGTCTATCTGTAGGTCTGTAGGTGATGAGAATTGCCAACTGTTATCTCTCGTCCAATTTGCTTCCTGCTGTGAATCTGATAAAAATCCATGGCTCCACAGGAAATTCCCCAAAATAATGTCTGTGAGCTGCAGCCAGTTGGCAGGTTTGATATCCACCAATAGACTCCATCAAGTCTTGTAAGTGTTTCAGTGCACCCCAGCTGCAAAGAAATGGTATATGCTTTTTCGTGGCACATGCAAATGAAGGCAAACTGAACCCCATGATTCTCACGGGGCACACAGAGGTATTATGGAAATGAGCTCAAGTGGCTTTGCCTTTCATACAACCCTGTTTTAAGGGAACTTTAGAAAAAAGTGTCTTCTATTAGTCTTTATACCCAACTGTCACTTGCTATTTTTCATGCCATCCAGTATGGTATGGATTAATAATTAATGAGTGGTGCTCCTTTGAAGAGTATACCATGCATGTTGCTGTCTATCAGTCTAAATTAATGAAGTCTGCACACAGGAGTGATTCACCTTCCTTGGCCTGTTGAAGAACACCTAGAGATAATAATTTCCCTCTCCCTCCGTTTCTcactctcgcacacacacaaacacatccctAACAACTGGCCCCACATAGCCTGCAGCTACATGTAATTTGCAGTACAGCAGCGCGGCTCATGCACAGtcgtcgcccccccccccccacacacacacaaacacacagttttgcCAGGCCTGTATCTTGTATCTCGACTTGTCTTCATACCCGACATGTCTTTCAGTatgaaatttatttttgtcatcagCCGCTGCCATGAACCTGTGTGCAATTACGCTCGTTTGGCATCAGAAAGGGAAACGATGTGTAACACTGTCGGTCTGGTCTGGTGCTCTGGCTGGTGCTAATGCTCTGTATGTCTCCTGACAAACACAGCAGCCGCTCAGCCGCCTCTGTGGGCTGAGGACGTGTCGTCACACCTTCAGTTTCACACTTCCCACCTGAAAATCTCTTTGTCTGGGAAGCATTTGTTCAAAAACAGCATTGCCAATCTCAGAAATAAGACAGTGTGTGGAGTTGTTTCTAATATGCTGCACGTTTAAAGGGTTTTACATTCTCACTGGCTTTAGGGTGTGTTGCTCGTGCTTTTATTCTGATGATCACACCTACATTTCCTGCCCTCTGACGCCCTTGTGCAACTGTGATTTTGCAGCAACTTTCGGATGGTTAAATAATCCCAAACCAGAAGGCTGTTAGTTACAAGCACTTGTTTCCTCACAATGGATTTGTGATTGTTGCAGGATCATTCTGAAAGTGGTCtcacttcacacacacgcacgcacgcacgcacgcacgcacgcacacacacaaaaagattcCCCAAAGTGAGGCTTCCTTACCTCTTTGTCCCAAGAGGGACATACAGGTGCAGGCTGCTTACAACCTAATGTTTCCACAGAGACTGTCAGTGAAtagtcctcctcctcacacactctgcAGATTCATATTAACGAGTGATTTTGCCCAGCCACGCCTCAAGCTACGCTTGGCAGAGCAAGTGTAATtacagtgggggaaaaaaaaaaaaaccaagtgaGAGAGTGAATGGTTGAAGGGgaagaagaataaaacagatgagCGCGGGCAGTGCTCTCTGTTCTCGAAGCACGACAACACCTTTTCTGGCTCACTCAGTGACCGCTTTGTGCTTGTTAACACTAGTCTCCAAACAGCTTCGACGTCTAAATAGCCGGTCATTGACTTATGGTGTCAGCTGAGGTCCAGAGAGGCAGCGCTGTGTGTCTGGCAGCTCCCTGGACTCTCTCAGTTGTCTGTTAGAGCCGTTGCCTAAAGCTCATTTCCAGACAGGAGCAGGGCTGATATTTGTTCTTGTTACTAGTAAACAGAGGCCGTGCTTCAGATACTGGGAGCTCTGGGATTCAGATATCAACAATGTTTTGTCTCTtccactttgttgttttatctgacCTTCTGGGGCCCGACTGTTACTGacagaaacattgtttttattccagGAGTACCCTTTTGTTGCCTCCAGTCTGAACGGTCTCTCACCTAGTCAAAGAAAAGAACCTTTTTGTAGCCTGTGTAGAAATGTGGGGTTGATTTTGATCCTCTGTTAAAGCAGTTGTTGTCGAGTGTCGTTCAGCTCTAGGAGGACAGATGTGACATACTGAGGCTCATCTTTTTTTACTGTATAACTGATTGATAATGCCCTACTGTTGAACTGGTGAGTTTATGATTTGATTTTACATAATATGCATGACTTAGCTTTTTCAGTTTGGTTTAAAGGATAGCTTCAGGTTTTTCTAGTCACATATAAACACTGGAGGAGTTGCTGATCACTAAAATAATTCCTCCCGTACATAAACGCCATGAAATGATTCCTTTTTTCCTGTCCATGCCAAATTTAACCCTCGtattatgttgaaaaaaaattacattgatTATGTTGCGGGTCATTTTGACCCGTACTGTGTAAATGCACgcaaaacagcagagaaaacaggtTAAACTAATAACCaatttattttagattatataaacatttagaaaagtgacatacaatacatttttaattccaACACTATATTTAAGAACtattttgtttaagtttttccctcttcacaaacacatttctttttaactttaactttaagaTGCGCCATTTTCTCAGATTTTTAACGTTCAACATTTTCAataagcctgtgtatattctcatttgtccaggtctAGGAACATTTTCAATGTTCTCCACTTGATGGGCAGAATGTTACTGTGTGCTTTCTGCAGATGTAATTCTTGCATTTCACACAACAGGTACTTGTTTTACTGTCCTCTCGGGAGGGACAGACCTGGcatcttttccatttcttttcacctgtgtccacTGGATGTTGGTTGGGTGACCTGAGCTTGACCTTTTCAATgacagctgttgctgctggggATCGAGCTGGCCTGGCTCGCGTCTGGATCTTGGGAGTGACAAGTGCTTTGCCGAGTTCTTCCAGGAAAAGCCGACGTTGGTACAATTTGCCGGCATTCCATTGCTGGTTTATTTCAGTCCACAGGACATAGGCATTGTAAGCAGACACGTCCACAATGTTATAGAAAATCACCAAAGGTCAACGGGCAGTCTTGCGCTGGCAGCTGTATGTTGCTGTGACTTTGTCCAGATTGTCAACTCCTCCTTTGGTGGAGTTATAATCCAGGATCATTTGTAGCTTCATGTCTTCTCTTTTGCTCAGAGATGCATCTGTGTGCATTGTACTCATTACAAGAACATTCTTGTTTCTCTTTGGGCAGTATGAAACAACTGCTGCTTTCTCAGTGAAAGCAAATATTGAGGAATGCACAGGTCTGCCCTGTATCTTCAGAATTTCACTGGGAAGTTCTGGCTTATTTCTCCTGACTGTTCCCAACATGGTCAGCTTTCTCTTCTGAAGTTCATCTCCAAGGCGGTAGGATGTAAAGAAGTTGTCACAAGTGATGTTATGACCTTGCAGCCCTTCTGGGTCAAAATGACCCGCAACATCATCTTTGTATACAAACTCTGCACAGACACTCCACTACACATCAAAGTGTCCAGATTTTACAAACCAGTTCATGACCCTAGATGAGGAAAAGTCACCAAATttcatgaaggaaaaaaaaggataaccAGTACTTTTGtcaacacaaaaactgaaacgGGTCAAATTGACCCTTAACATAATATGAGGGTTAATACGAGGATTCTGCAGTGTTAGAGTGAGACAAATCAGGTGGTTATGTTCTCAAATTTCAGTCTTAatagtataaaatatcatccTTCTGTCACTGTCCCTtggctggaaaaacacaaagaggtaATCcagcactaaaaaaaaactgtaactttGAAGATCCTGGCTGCTGAAGCCTCATCCTCATCTCAGCCCCAGCCAGACACAACACTGTCCATCTAGCAAAGCTGCAGACAATCATGTTACGATCTCTCATGTAAGCTATGGCTTTAATCGCACTTGGGAGAGTTTTGTTCCCTGACTTTAACCTTTAAGGCTGCACCTCCTTCCAGACAAGGGGTGTACCACCCTGGGGAGAAGTGCCGCCCTCAGGATACATTCAAGAAACAAAAGCCCTGTCCCTTGCTGTTGTTCCATAACCAATGCGCTTCATGCGTGGATATCAAATAGATGAGTATGGTTAAAATATGAGTAGCTAGCTATCTGTAGACATGCACAACTACAAATATGAAGCAATCAATCACAGGGAGAAGCTAAACTACTGGCTTGAATTTCTGCACAGAACGAGGAGTGTGGTCTCTTCCTTTGGCGTCACGCTGCTAAACGCACTGCTCAACAGCCAGTAACGGGAGGAGAGATTGCAGCAATTAGTAATTCTTTCAATGTAGGTGTTCATTTGTAAGTATTATATTAATGTAGACTTGAATAACTGGAATCTTTCCTTTAATTGTGAAATTTAGTGATCCTACTCttccaaacaaaacagaatatttGAAATTCTTTTGGATGAAATGGAGCAAATTTACAAGTTTTCAAACTGAATAATGGCACATCCACAGTCGAAAAAACAAGCCGGCCTTCAAAAACCCGCGCCCCATtatactgcacacacatacagacactgtTCCCTGCTCACAACCGTGTTTGTTGAGCCACATTTAATATGCTAGTGCACTTTCCTAGTGTTGAGAGACAGACTGGCAAGTTATCAGATTGCCAGAGTGTCGTAATTACATTCACCGCACTgcactgctctgctgctccacaAACACCTGGCAAGTTGCCCCAGCCACTGACCTTTcccttagaaaaaaaaaaaaaaaaaaaatcaggctaTGTAAATGGCAGTCATATGGGGTCGGTTTTGTAGacttaaataaaagaaaaagatttttttaacaAAGCAAGACATTCATTTCATCTACCCGGTATGCAACAATTGCTGTTTGGcagctctttatctgtgtgtCGGGTATTGATGGCCTGGACTATCTGTTATCGCCGCCTCAAccaccacaaaaacaacagcaacgacaacaacaacaacctcccCTCACATGAGATGCCTCGTCCTCTCTAATGTGGATTTATGACGGTGTACATGAGCGTGTTGTGGAAGCCTGCCTCCTGTTGAGCCATGTTGGACTTAATGAACAAGCGCCCTCCTAAACGAAGACGGATCTGAGCTGACAGCACTGCGGCCTCTCTGAGCGAGCTCGGTCATGCAGCATCTGCCACATGTGCTTGAGGGACAGATACTGGGGGAAATGCAGTGATGGGGGGGttggaggtggtgggggggggggtgaatgcAGCTCAGGCTAAGATATCTGGTGGTTTTTACTTGCTGAACACgtacaaagcaacaacaaaaaaaaaaaaagaaagaaaagaaaataggaaGTCGACGTGAt containing:
- the tpbgb gene encoding trophoblast glycoprotein b, producing the protein MRLLSTLCGCNCGGIRGRTQKSGMMHLLFLLAVALSCHGCPDRCLCSSQTVKCQNQDLDEIPQSLPNNTKILFVTGNNISRISVDSFPTGLKLLTDLYLSGNEMESVGAMVFDNMPNLVRLDLSNNKIETFSERAIPDDNKLQVLNLSRSFHSHSSMDVILSVLQHGNLSMLKVLDLSNNDLVILPDDIFTSLFNLINLSLQNSSIISIQNGTLKVPPLRDLDLRDNSLRYMPTTTLAEFSLKPSLHIWLAGNPWRCDCFVEEMLLWLKNSTQVVDMQNLTCADPEALRRQPLLQVELSQLKCVGDMEGVLETSYVFLGLVLALIGVIFLLVLYLNRKGIKRWMYNIRDACRDHMEGYHYRYEINSDPRLANLSINSDV